One Lysinibacillus sp. OF-1 DNA segment encodes these proteins:
- a CDS encoding VanZ family protein: MSTYTDSILIAFFITIILSFVLFIPWLIYTYRKYGYLSMSKTIIMFSFIFYFLSALCLVLLPFPSTRDTCSLQSADTVHTNLRLFQFVEDILKDSGVVVTNPSTWLAITKQQAFFQAFFNFLLLMPFGVYLRYFLKERRYWKRAFLISFLLTLFYEVTQRTGIYGIFNCAYRIFDVDDLLLNSVGALLGFFLAPIIWALFPSHEEVEAKAAEMEKMDIVKPISILLALVIDLCIAQMIWIMVGGLTGYSGTFEFLVNMVLYMILFGVIPSMMNGATLGMKIMRFTMANKNGKSIVKQSWRRCIAIVATASLFEAISTFGSIQLNMDSSFYVLQIVISLLAATAGFALTMIIAIHIIRVIVSGGKRRLYIDQYADLMATRKK, translated from the coding sequence ATGTCAACTTACACAGATTCCATTTTAATAGCGTTTTTTATAACGATTATTTTATCATTTGTACTTTTTATTCCATGGCTTATTTATACGTATCGTAAATATGGATATTTATCTATGTCCAAAACCATTATTATGTTCTCATTTATTTTTTATTTTTTATCCGCACTATGTTTAGTATTACTGCCATTTCCATCTACAAGAGATACATGCTCACTCCAATCCGCAGACACTGTTCATACTAATTTGCGACTTTTTCAATTTGTTGAGGATATTTTAAAGGACAGCGGGGTTGTAGTAACAAATCCCTCTACATGGCTTGCTATAACGAAACAGCAGGCATTTTTCCAAGCATTCTTTAATTTCTTGCTACTGATGCCGTTTGGCGTTTACTTGCGATATTTTCTTAAAGAAAGAAGGTACTGGAAACGTGCATTTTTAATTAGCTTTTTGCTAACATTGTTTTATGAGGTCACACAAAGAACAGGTATTTACGGCATCTTTAATTGTGCCTACCGCATCTTTGATGTGGATGATTTATTACTGAACAGTGTAGGCGCGTTACTAGGATTCTTTTTAGCACCAATCATATGGGCACTATTTCCTTCGCATGAAGAGGTTGAGGCAAAAGCTGCTGAAATGGAAAAAATGGATATTGTTAAGCCCATCTCTATTTTGCTGGCACTCGTCATTGATTTATGTATCGCACAAATGATATGGATTATGGTTGGCGGTCTGACAGGGTATAGTGGTACATTCGAGTTCTTGGTGAACATGGTCTTGTACATGATCCTCTTTGGCGTGATCCCAAGTATGATGAATGGTGCAACGCTAGGTATGAAGATTATGCGTTTTACAATGGCCAACAAGAATGGCAAAAGTATTGTAAAGCAATCGTGGCGTCGCTGTATCGCTATTGTCGCTACGGCTAGTCTATTCGAAGCCATTTCAACGTTTGGTAGTATTCAATTAAATATGGATTCATCATTTTATGTTCTGCAAATTGTCATTTCTCTACTAGCCGCAACAGCAGGTTTTGCACTTACAATGATTATAGCCATCCATATAATACGTGTCATCGTAAGTGGAGGAAAACGACGTTTGTATATCGATCAATATGCAGATTTAATGGCAACAAGGAAAAAATAA